From the genome of Vicia villosa cultivar HV-30 ecotype Madison, WI linkage group LG2, Vvil1.0, whole genome shotgun sequence, one region includes:
- the LOC131647938 gene encoding zinc finger protein ZAT5-like, with protein sequence MMLSKMDMEGSIGNNEHLTKGKRTKRGIRMLSPCTVVNTTVTSSCSSVIEGGGRSFSSTTFDSTEEEEEADMANCLILLAQGRTGGQENHHLSEHHQQVGGYNNIVTEKPTRNGFESYECKTCNRFFHSFQALGGHRASHKKPKMKEITTAGGFEEENNHFHNKNVSLVPPVSLELRCGGNLNFHGHGNNNKPNRSNKVHECSICGAEFTSGQALGGHMRRHRACTNKNNNNNVGDVHVKSRNVLELDLNLPAPEEDLRDSTFQFPAMVGCHY encoded by the coding sequence ATGATGTTGTCTAAAATGGATATGGAAGGAAGTATAGGCAATAACGAACACCTGACGAAAGGAAAACGAACAAAAAGAGGGATAAGGATGTTGTCTCCTTGCACCGTGGTGAATACCACGGTGACATCAAGTTGCTCAAGTGTTATTGAAGGTGGTGGCAGATCGTTTTCTTCCACCACCTTCGATAGCACTGAGGAGGAAGAGGAAGCGGATATGGCCAATTGTTTGATTCTTCTAGCTCAAGGAAGAACCGGAGGGCAAGAAAATCACCATCTCTCtgaacatcatcaacaagttggtGGTTATAACAATATAGTAACTGAAAAGCCAACAAGAAACGGTTTTGAAAGCTATGAGTGCAAAACTTGTAACCGTTTTTTCCATTCATTTCAAGCGTTGGGTGGACATAGAGCAAGTCACAAGAAACCAAAGATGAAAGAAATCACCACCGCAGGTGGATTCGAAGAAGAAAACAATCATTTTCACAACAAGAATGTTTCTCTTGTTCCTCCGGTTTCTCTTGAATTACGGTGCGGTGGTAATCTAAACTTCCATGGCCATGGAAACAATAACAAACCCAATAGATCCAACAAGGTTCACGAGTGTTCGATTTGCGGCGCCGAGTTTACGTCCGGTCAAGCATTGGGTGGTCACATGAGAAGACACAGAGCTTGtactaacaaaaacaacaacaacaacgttggTGATGTTCATGTTAAGTCTCGGAATGTTCTAGAATTGGATCTTAATCTTCCGGCGCCGGAGGAGGATCTCCGGGATTCAACTTTTCAGTTTCCGGCAATGGTGGGTTGCCATTATTAG